The Gammaproteobacteria bacterium genome has a segment encoding these proteins:
- a CDS encoding pentapeptide repeat-containing protein → MNKHSLWSARHGCPRIAAIWLVPLVLLLAGTADAGCDDPAGPGVDWRGCDKRSVDLRGANLQYARLEQADLEAADLEGADLLYANIADAKLDNANLHGANLSGANLSGARLAGATWIDGLSCSARSVSNCAPD, encoded by the coding sequence ATGAACAAACATTCCCTGTGGTCCGCGAGACACGGTTGCCCCCGAATCGCGGCGATATGGCTCGTTCCGCTGGTTTTACTGCTGGCGGGAACGGCGGACGCAGGCTGCGACGACCCCGCCGGACCGGGTGTGGACTGGCGGGGCTGCGACAAGCGCAGTGTCGATCTCAGGGGTGCGAATCTGCAATACGCCCGTCTGGAACAGGCCGACCTCGAGGCCGCCGATCTGGAGGGCGCAGATCTTCTTTATGCAAACATTGCCGACGCGAAGCTCGACAACGCGAACCTGCACGGCGCGAATCTCTCGGGGGCGAATCTTTCCGGCGCGCGACTAGCCGGTGCGACCTGGATCGATGGTCTGTCCTGCTCGGCGCGTTCGGTGAGCAACTGCGCGCCCGACTAG